aatcatttgaaccgtggagacagaggttgtggtgagccgagctcaccactgcactccaccctgggcgacagagtgtgtgtgtgtgtgtctgtctctgtctctctatctctctctctctctctctctctctctctatatatatatatatatatatatttaaatatatatttttttagtagagatgggataaCCCCATCTATAtctcatacatatacacatatatgtgtgtgtgtgtgtgtgtgtgtgtgtgtatgtgtatatatatatgagattaaGGGGAAAGCTCACCCACTGACCTTTGCTATGCTCAAAAGTGTACTCTACATTCCAGCAAATGTGTTTTCTCCCCAGATGTCTGGCGATAAAGGGATTTCTGCCTTCCCTGAATCAGACAACCTTTTCAAATGGGTAGGGACCATCCATGGAGCAGCTGGAACAGTAAGTGTAGGGCTGGGATGGGTGAGTGAGTCTGGGGAAAGGTGGGAGGTGAGATCCAAGTGCGAGCTCTGCTTCAAGCCTTTGGCAGAGCAAGATACTCCTCCTGTGACTGTTCGTATTCTCTGAGCCGTGTGGCCTTGTTCTTTGCCTCTGTGCAATAAGAGGGTGGGTTTAAAGCAGGGCTGTCTATCTTAGATGTTTACAGGGGGACAGACAggaaggacatggatgaagtgaGGACTTTGGCCAATAGGAGGGCACAGCTCTCAAGAAGACAGCTTCCCATTGCTGCAGATCAGGTTTAAGATGAGTCAGAAGTCCGAATCTGTGCCAAATCTCCTAATTTTTACATATTAGCAACTAATATTCTAATTGAACTAAAGCACAGGATGCCAATTTACAATCCTTAGACCAAAGAATCACTGATGTCTCCACCAGATAAGAGGAAAGCatcaggctaggcacggtggctctcacctgtaatcccagcactttgggaggctgaggcaggcagatcacatgagcccaggagtttgaggccggcctgggcaacatggtgaaaccctgtctctaaaataaaaactaaactaaaaaaactttttaaaaaggcagtggGGAGTATCAGAACCAGCTCAACAGTTTGTCTACTGTCTGCTCCCAGAGAAACTCAAGATTCTTGCAAGCCCTTTGCGTGGGGCTTGGGTTGGGATATGAGGCTGCTGCTGGAGCTTACTCTGCGTCTGTTTCTCCAAATGCCAGGTATATGAAGACCTGAGGTATAAGCTCTCGCTAGAGTTCCCCAGTGGCTACCCTTACAATGCGCCCACGGTGAAGTTCCTCACGCCCTGCTATCACCCCAACGTGGACACCCAGGGTAACATATGCCTGGACATCCTGAAGGAAAAGTGGTCTGCCCTGTATGACGTCAGGACCATTCTGCTGTCCATCCAGAGCCTTCTAGGAGGTGACTTTAGAGACCACCCCTCCCCTCCATGCAACTTGGGAACCTGTCAGGACTCCCTGAGGTCAGCCTCTTCTACCCCGTtgaccttctctttctctccacccACAGAACCCAACATTGATAGTCCCTTGAACACGCATGCTGCCGAGCTCTGGAAAAACCCCACAGGTGAGTCCTCAGTCCTTGAGCCCAGGGTGATCCCTCCCCCAACCTTCAAAGGCTCCCTCAAACAAAAGGAGCCCAGTGACTTGGGACCGGGTTGGTTGGGGCAGGGTGGAGTGTTGGCAGCAACCCACTTCTGCTTCTGCCCCAGTGCTCCTATTTGCTATAAAGTAGCAATTGTTTTATAGCAGAATAAAAATGTTTGGCTATAAATAATTTTGGGAAATTActggggagaccaaggcaggaggatagcttgaggccaggaattcgaggttacagtggactatgatcacaacactgctcTCCtccctagacaacagagtgagaccctgtctcaaaaaggggGAAGGTGGGATTAACCCCTTCTGTATTAATGCAGGTTAAGAGGTTGCTTAGTAGAGTGCCTTGCCTGTGCCCTCCAGTCTCACTGGAAGCAAGCCCTTCCAGGAGAGCTGCCTGGATGGGTAGTGCAGGGAGAATGCCGGGCTGGGAAACCagcccctcctccacctcctccaacCTTTGCATCCCTGATCCAGCTGCCTCTTGCCCACCTTAATTtatcctgggccaggcacagtggctcatgcctgtaatcccagcacttggggaggccgagatgggtggatcacatgaggtcaggagtttgagaccagactggccaacatggtgaaaccccgtctctactaaatacaaaaattaaccaggtatggtggtaggcgcctgtagtcccagctactcgggaagctgaggcgagagaatcacttgaatctaggaagcagaggttgcagtgagcagacatcgtgctattgtactccagcttggtcaatagagcgagactccatctcaaaaataataaatggcaaAGATTAACTCATCCTGTCTCCATCACTCACTGAGACCTGCCTGTTCTCTTCCAGCTTTTAAGAAGTACCTGCAAGAAACCTACTCAAAGCAGGTCACCAGCCAGGAGCCCTGACCCAGGCTGCCCAGCCCGTCCTTGTGtcgtctttttaatttttccttagcTGGTCTGTCCTTTTTGTGATTTCTGTATAGGACTCTGTATCTTGAGctgtggtatttttgttttgtttttgtcttttaaattaagCCTCGGTTGAGCCCTTGTGatgtatattaaataaatgcatttttgtccttttttagaCAAGTTGTTGCGTTGTAATTTCACTAGGGTTGGAGGTACTCAGGGTAGGCAGAGGTGGAACTTAAGGATGTGAGGCCAAGCAGTGGGGTGACAAAGATTTATTCCCTTGTACCTTATTTTATGACTCTgcatctgtttcttcatctataaaatgagtgtCACAATAATGCCTCCTGTCTATGGAGTCGGTGATGTGTACCAGCAATGTTGGTGAATGTTGGAGCTCCCTCAGGTGTGTTGCAGATGAGGCTGAGCCAGACCTTAGGCTGAAACCTACTCCTATAGCTGTAGAAGGAACAAgcgtgtgtgttggggggggatCCCAACACACAGCCACCCATGTTCTGTCCTGAAGAAGAATGCTCAGGTCACCCTAAGCAGGTCCAGGGCCTGGGAAGACAGCCAGGAAAAAAGCCCCTTCCCTGGCAGGACTCAGGTCTGAGCTCTGGTCTCCAGGCTCTAGCCCAGGTCTCCTGTGGAGCTCCACCTCCAAGGGGCACAGTCACCACCTGCTGCATATCCCCCAGCGAGCCCCCAGCCCCTTGGGCTGCCTCTTTCCCCGGCCTGATGAAGGCTCCAGTCTTTGAGCCCCTAGGAGGAAACACCCCTGCTGACCAGCTGGGTCCCCGCAAGGGTTGGCAGGTGGAAGAGTAGGTTGAAGTGATAGGGCCCCCATAAAGCCCTTCAGGAAGATCTCCAAGGTAGATAAGCAGCATCCAGATGTGCTCCGACCTTGCACCCAACTCCTTCAGGTCTGTTAGCAGCTGGTTGGTTGTGCAAGCCTGAAGCAGGAGGGGTTGGGATTGGAAGTTGGGTCCCTTCATGTCTATAATTGTGCTCTTAGGTCTCTCTTCTTGGGTTTTTTCTTAATCTAACATGCATACAAATACACTTGGGATCTTGTTAAATTAAAATCTTTTCTGTAGGTGTGAAGTGGAGCCTAAGATCcagtctgtttatttattttggtttctaaatAGTTTCCAAGTGATGTCATTGCTGCGGTCTGGTTAAGAACAAAATTTAGAGCAATGTTCTTAGAATGTGGTccttccagcagcagcagcatcacccaGAACTTGTTAGGCAAATTCTTGACCCCAAACTGCCCTCCAGGTTCTGAAGGTCTCCCAAGGTTGAAAATCACTAGGTTAGCAGATACTGGAGAAAACCAGAGCTCAGAACCTGGCACTAAATTAGTCAATATATGCTGgccagggccgggtgtggtggctcactgcctgtaatcctagcactttgggaggcggaggcaggaggattgattgctTGAACTTAAGAATTCaagaacagtctgggcaacacagtgagacccctgtctcaaataataaattttgaaaaaagcttttttttttttttttttttttagacggagtctcactctgttgcccaggctggagtgcagtggcgctatctctgctcaccgcaagctccgcctcccgggttcacgccattctcctgcctcagcctcccgagtagctgggactacaggcgcccgccacgacgcctggctaatttttttgtatttttagtagagacggggtttcactgtgttggccaggatggtctcgatctcctgacctcgtgatccgcccacctccgcctcccaaagtgctgagattacaggcgtgagcctcaaataataaattttaaaagaaaaataaataaatcctggccgggcctggtggttcaCATGTGGAATCTCaaca
This window of the Pongo abelii isolate AG06213 chromosome 21, NHGRI_mPonAbe1-v2.0_pri, whole genome shotgun sequence genome carries:
- the UBE2C gene encoding ubiquitin-conjugating enzyme E2 C, yielding MASQNRDPAATSVAAARKGAEPSGGAARGPVGKRLQQELMTLMMSGDKGISAFPESDNLFKWVGTIHGAAGTVYEDLRYKLSLEFPSGYPYNAPTVKFLTPCYHPNVDTQGNICLDILKEKWSALYDVRTILLSIQSLLGEPNIDSPLNTHAAELWKNPTAFKKYLQETYSKQVTSQEP